The Eurosta solidaginis isolate ZX-2024a chromosome 4, ASM4086904v1, whole genome shotgun sequence genome includes a window with the following:
- the LOC137251431 gene encoding brachyurin-like has translation MKFLIALSLLICIASAFKIRGSRNTQPERLGSMVQKAVVSSRIANAQQADPNRIPYEARLLIYHGSGGRCTGCGGSLISNEWVLTAASCTSTAEWVVLYLGSIARSDPSTEVRVYKSKIINHPQFDRQSFRNNIALIRIPAVTPSAAIRAVSLPKRAPRYDTYENQCAVASGWGRTSDTAQGYSPVLLFANFIVISNEKCLGLYDDIDAEHICAVGAISGVGVCDGDFGGPLVIPSNNEIIQIGIISFKSTKGYESNEPSGFTRVTFYLDWIADVTKLSL, from the exons ATGAAATTTTTGATAGCTTTGTCGCTCCTAATATGCATCGCCTCCGCGTTTAAAATTCGTGGAAGTAGAAATACACAACCTGAACGCCTTGGGTCTATGGTGCAAAAGGCAGTTGTAAGTTCACGTATAGCAAATGCTCAACAGGCTGATCCTAATCGAATTCCTTATGAAGCTCGTTTGTTAATATATCATGGTAGTGGGGGAAGGTGTACCGGGTGTGGTGGATCTctaataagcaatgaatgggTGCTAACGGCTGCTAGTTGTACTTCAAC CGCTGAGTGGGTGGTGCTATACCTAGGCAGCATCGCAAGATCTGATCCCTCTACAGAAGTGAGGGTATACAAATCTAAAATTATAAATCATCCCCAATTCGATAggcaaagttttagaaataataTAGCTTTGATTCGAATTCCAGCTGTAACACCTTCAGCTGCCATTCGAGCGGTTTCCCTACCAAAACGTGCTCCACGCTATGACACTTACGAAAATCAATGTGCAGTGGCTTCTGGATGGGGTCGTACCTCTGATACAGCCCAAGGGTATTCACCTGTTTTACTGTTTGCAAATTTTATAGTGATCTCGAACGAAAAATGTCTTGGATTATATGATGATATCGATGCCGAACATATTTGTGCTGTAGGTGCCATTAGTGGTGTTGGAGTTTGTGATGGTGATTTTGGTGGCCCATTGGTGATACCTTCAAACAATGAAATCATTCAAATTGGTATTATATCTTTTAAGTCAACAAAGGGATATGAATCTAATGAACCCAGTGGATTTACTCGTGTCACTTTCTACTTGGATTGGATTGCAGATGTAACGAAACTTAGTCTTTAA